A stretch of Desulfobacter hydrogenophilus DNA encodes these proteins:
- a CDS encoding diguanylate cyclase domain-containing protein has translation MRLSTPDSLDRLFLHLTLAISIIVAFSLPTVYAFVAYNDLSEEVTFKARIKAIAQREMITTLPQTWMFAENRMQGTLAREPVLLESEFVQIFDYEGNELTSAGEAIKRYFIQRSYPLYDMDQVVGKVVVSASLAHVIRNTLISSVIGLAMGGVVLLVLWRLPVKKLRRLSRELSEEKQQAEITLQAIHDGVLRTDKKGDLVYFNTAAEKLLGRSLSKQIGKAISEVLKLIDGQTELEVESALYKAMRTKEQASCNGRCSLISQANRVIAVEEQAAPLLDGNGELIGGVLCLSDVTIFRKQLEQQSWEASHDSLTGLINRREFEDRVAKAIDNAQAKGKSSLLCFMDLDGFKIVNDTCGHNAGDELLIQLSQIIQTQVRTSDSLARLGGDEFGLLLDGCDKDRGQIIATNILSVIKNHQFFL, from the coding sequence ATGAGGCTTTCCACCCCAGACAGTCTTGATCGGCTGTTCCTCCACCTGACCCTGGCGATTTCCATAATTGTGGCCTTCAGCCTGCCGACGGTCTACGCCTTTGTTGCATACAATGATTTATCAGAAGAAGTCACTTTCAAGGCTCGAATCAAAGCCATTGCGCAAAGAGAAATGATCACAACACTTCCCCAAACATGGATGTTTGCAGAGAACCGGATGCAGGGAACTCTTGCCCGGGAACCCGTCTTATTGGAAAGCGAATTTGTTCAGATTTTCGATTATGAAGGAAACGAACTGACTTCAGCCGGGGAGGCCATAAAAAGGTACTTCATACAACGAAGCTATCCGCTTTATGACATGGATCAGGTCGTGGGAAAGGTTGTTGTAAGTGCAAGCCTTGCCCATGTCATTCGAAATACCCTGATCAGCAGCGTTATTGGATTGGCTATGGGTGGTGTTGTTTTGCTGGTGCTCTGGCGTCTTCCGGTAAAAAAACTGCGACGGCTCTCCAGAGAATTATCTGAAGAAAAACAACAGGCGGAGATAACACTTCAGGCTATTCATGACGGGGTCCTCCGTACGGACAAAAAGGGAGATCTTGTCTATTTTAATACTGCCGCAGAAAAATTGCTCGGCCGTTCATTATCAAAACAAATTGGGAAAGCTATATCTGAAGTTCTAAAATTAATTGACGGTCAGACTGAATTAGAGGTTGAGAGTGCGCTCTACAAGGCAATGCGTACGAAAGAACAAGCCTCTTGCAATGGACGTTGCTCACTTATATCACAAGCCAACCGAGTAATCGCTGTGGAAGAACAGGCCGCCCCCTTACTGGATGGCAACGGAGAATTGATTGGCGGCGTACTCTGCCTGAGCGATGTCACCATTTTCCGCAAACAATTGGAACAACAATCCTGGGAGGCATCCCATGATTCATTGACGGGACTGATTAATCGCCGTGAATTTGAGGACCGGGTTGCAAAAGCAATTGACAACGCTCAAGCCAAAGGGAAATCAAGCCTGCTCTGTTTTATGGATCTTGATGGATTTAAAATTGTAAATGACACATGTGGTCATAATGCCGGGGATGAACTGCTCATACAATTATCACAGATCATACAAACCCAGGTTCGGACCAGTGACTCCTTAGCACGTCTTGGAGGAGATGAATTCGGTCTTCTCCTTGATGGGTGCGATAAAGATCGCGGTCAAATAATCGCCACCAATATTCTTAGCGTAATTAAAAACCATCAATTTTTTTTATAA
- a CDS encoding EAL domain-containing protein: protein MPEIDQWVINKVFSEFHNISTDNAGSELVVNINLSGASINSLKLYDFIKEKVIEYSIDTTSICFEITETVAVRNLRAATKFINKCNEIGVQFALDDFGTGVSSFSSLKNMPVDYLKIDGSFVKNIEQDDIDRAMTETINRIGHLLGKKTIAEFAENKAIIEILNDIGVDFAQGYGVCWPTPLIKK, encoded by the coding sequence ATGCCGGAGATTGATCAATGGGTTATTAATAAGGTTTTCTCAGAATTTCACAATATATCTACTGATAATGCCGGTTCAGAGCTGGTGGTGAATATCAACCTTTCCGGAGCTTCAATAAATTCTCTTAAATTATACGATTTCATAAAAGAAAAAGTTATTGAATACAGCATTGATACAACTTCTATATGCTTCGAGATTACGGAAACGGTTGCTGTGAGAAATCTTCGTGCGGCAACAAAGTTCATCAATAAATGCAACGAAATTGGTGTTCAATTTGCCCTTGATGACTTTGGCACTGGTGTAAGCTCTTTTAGTTCTCTGAAAAATATGCCGGTTGATTATTTGAAAATTGACGGCAGCTTCGTGAAGAATATTGAACAAGATGATATCGACCGGGCAATGACTGAAACAATTAATCGAATTGGACATCTTCTGGGGAAAAAAACCATTGCTGAGTTTGCGGAAAACAAAGCCATAATTGAAATATTAAATGATATTGGTGTTGATTTTGCGCAAGGGTATGGTGTGTGCTGGCCGACACCCCTTATAAAAAAATAA